One Epinephelus fuscoguttatus linkage group LG10, E.fuscoguttatus.final_Chr_v1 genomic window carries:
- the ptgfr gene encoding prostaglandin F2-alpha receptor, whose translation MSANGSSEASCRSEVRPSNSTCSQKDLSITASAISMTMGILSNSLALFILVKSYNRIRIKHKAAFLLFASSLVVTDLLGHLVTGSLVLFVYSFHKKWEMFDPHHIVCSIFGACMVFFGLSPLFLGSAMAVERCIGVTRPIFHSTALASRHMKRLLGLTWLLAALVAVLPVLLWRPYRVQSSRSWCFFHMEEPKDWLDVLLPLLFSMLGLLALLLSIVCNTLTSCALLQARLRRKHHCRGTSYHIEMICQLLAIMLVSCVCWGPLLIRVIVLSTRANSEPASFSLLMVVRMATWNQILDPWVYILLRKAVLRKIFTLFQSCLGPKSHNLYRWQRSILRSSTETSNSGRLPLQDTAVKSIT comes from the exons ATGTCAGCCAATGGGAGCTCAGAGGCAAGttgcaggtcagaggtcagaccCAGCAACAGCACCTGCAGCCAGAAGGACCTGTCCATCACTGCCTCCGCCATCTCCATGACCATGGGCATCCTCTCCAACAGCCTCGCCCTCTTCATCCTTGTCAAGTCCTACAACCGTATCCGGATCAAGCACAAGGCGGCCTTCCTGCTGTTTGCCAGCAGCCTGGTGGTCACAGACCTGCTGGGTCACCTCGTCACTGGCTCCCTGGTGCTTTTTGTCTACAGCTTCCACAAGAAATGGGAGATGTTTGACCCTCACCACATTGTGTGCAGCATCTTTGGAGCATGCATGGTGTTTTTTGGTCTGAGCCCCTTGTTCCTGGGAAGCGCCATGGCGGTGGAGCGCTGCATTGGAGTCACCAGGCCTATCTTCCACTCCACAGCTTTAGCCTCCCGCCACATGAAAAGGCTGCTGGGACTCACGTGGTTGCTCGCTGCCCTGGTGGCTGTGCTGcctgtgctgctgtggaggcCCTACAGGGTTCAGAGCTCCAGGAGCTGGTGCTTCTTCCATATGGAGGAACCTAAGGACTGGCTGGATGTGCTCCTGCCTCTGCTTTTCTCTATGCTAGGGCTGCTGGCCCTGCTGCTCTCGATTGTGTGCAATACACTGACAAGTTGCGCGCTGCTGCAGGCCAGACTGCGCCGCAAGCATCACTGCAGGGGCACGTCATACCACATAGAGATGATCTGCCAGCTGCTGGCTATCATGTTGGTGTCCTGTGTGTGCTGGGGCCCTTTACTG ATCCGTGTCATCGTACTGAGCACCAGGGCCAACAGCGAGCCCGCCTCTTTCAGTCTCCTGATGGTGGTCCGTATGGCCACATGGAACCAGATCCTGGACCCCTGGGTCTACATCCTGCTGAGGAAGGCTGTTCTGAGGAAAATCTTCACGTTGTTCCAAAGCTGCTTGGGCCCAAAGTCTCATAACTTATACCGCTGGCAGCGCAGCATTCTCCGCAGCTCAACAGAGACCAGCAACTCGGGTAGACTACCTCTGCAAGACACTGCAGTCAAATCCATCACCTGA